One window of Candidatus Dependentiae bacterium genomic DNA carries:
- the rpsS gene encoding 30S ribosomal protein S19, translating into MARSAKKGPFVDDSLLKKVEHARASTKRDVIKTWSRRSMVTPDFVGLTIAVHDGRKFVSVFVTENMVGHKLGEFAPSRTFRLHSGQRKAGAAGK; encoded by the coding sequence ATGGCTCGATCTGCTAAAAAGGGACCTTTTGTTGATGACTCACTTTTAAAAAAAGTTGAGCATGCTCGCGCAAGCACCAAAAGGGACGTTATTAAGACCTGGTCTCGTCGAAGCATGGTAACACCAGATTTTGTTGGTCTTACTATTGCTGTACATGATGGGCGTAAATTTGTTTCTGTTTTTGTAACAGAGAACATGGTAGGTCACAAATTAGGTGAGTTTGCTCCGTCTAGAACGTTTAGACTACATAGTGGTCAACGTAAAGCGGGAGCAGCTGGAAAATAA
- the rplV gene encoding 50S ribosomal protein L22, which yields MDKQTKVKQASSENSDKVQFVAKARYIRYSPYKLRPIADVIRGKDVVYALNWLTTYRTQRVEPIKKVLESAVANAKNLQNVETSALAIKEIRIDQGPIHRYFKPGAMGRAMVQRKRMSHLSVILEPKN from the coding sequence ATGGATAAACAGACAAAGGTCAAACAGGCGTCATCAGAGAATTCTGATAAAGTACAGTTTGTAGCGAAAGCTCGCTATATTCGATACTCGCCTTATAAATTAAGACCTATAGCTGACGTTATACGTGGCAAAGATGTAGTGTACGCCTTAAATTGGCTTACTACTTATCGTACGCAACGTGTAGAACCGATCAAAAAAGTACTTGAATCAGCAGTAGCTAATGCAAAAAATCTACAAAACGTAGAAACATCAGCTCTTGCTATTAAAGAAATACGTATTGATCAGGGTCCAATTCATCGCTATTTTAAGCCAGGTGCAATGGGTCGTGCAATGGTTCAGCGTAAACGCATGAGCCATTTAAGTGTTATTTTAGAACCTAAGAACTAA
- the rpsC gene encoding 30S ribosomal protein S3, giving the protein MGQKVNPIGFRIGIYRDWSSRWFARRQNYAELLFEDLEIQKYIRKALPGAEISTIEIEKAGDNLRVIIHSGRPGVVIGKKGQEIDSLRKDLARLLKRTNVEVSVQEIKTPELDATIVSKTIAEQLEKRASFKKVMKKAATAAMKAGALGVKIRCAGRLGGAEIARDEWIRIGSTPLHTLRSDIDYGFSESHTTYGVIGVKVWICRGEYKLV; this is encoded by the coding sequence GTGGGACAAAAGGTTAACCCGATAGGGTTTAGAATAGGCATATACCGTGATTGGAGCTCCCGTTGGTTTGCTCGTCGCCAAAATTATGCAGAATTGCTTTTTGAAGATTTGGAAATTCAGAAATATATTCGAAAAGCATTACCTGGTGCTGAAATTTCAACTATTGAAATTGAAAAAGCTGGTGATAATCTTCGTGTTATTATTCACTCCGGTCGTCCAGGTGTAGTAATTGGTAAAAAAGGTCAAGAAATTGATTCTTTACGTAAAGATCTAGCTCGCCTATTAAAGCGTACAAACGTTGAAGTATCTGTTCAAGAAATTAAAACTCCTGAACTTGATGCTACTATCGTTTCCAAAACTATAGCTGAGCAGTTAGAAAAACGAGCAAGCTTTAAGAAAGTCATGAAAAAAGCCGCTACAGCTGCAATGAAAGCTGGAGCACTTGGCGTAAAGATTAGATGTGCAGGCCGACTTGGTGGCGCAGAAATCGCACGTGATGAATGGATTCGTATAGGATCAACTCCTTTGCATACTTTGCGATCTGATATTGATTATGGATTCTCCGAGTCACATACTACTTATGGCGTTATTGGCGTTAAAGTATGGATCTGTCGCGGCGAATACAAATTAGTATAA
- the rplP gene encoding 50S ribosomal protein L16: MLMPKKIKYRKVQKGRKGGLSKGARDVAFGEFGLQAVEAAWLTAQQIEAVRVTISRKLKKVGRLYLRVFPDKPITKKPAETRMGKGKGNVEGWVAVVKRERVMFELGGLDEATAKQVFKAAAYKLPMKTKFVRRPSADISVVETQVEHTVEQNNE; this comes from the coding sequence ATGTTAATGCCCAAAAAAATAAAGTACCGTAAAGTACAAAAGGGAAGAAAAGGCGGTTTATCTAAAGGCGCAAGAGATGTTGCTTTTGGTGAATTTGGCCTACAAGCAGTGGAAGCTGCTTGGTTAACAGCACAGCAAATAGAAGCTGTGCGTGTAACTATTTCCCGTAAATTGAAAAAAGTTGGAAGACTTTATTTAAGAGTGTTTCCAGATAAACCAATCACTAAGAAACCTGCTGAAACTCGTATGGGTAAAGGTAAGGGTAACGTAGAAGGTTGGGTAGCTGTAGTTAAAAGAGAACGCGTCATGTTTGAACTTGGCGGTCTTGATGAAGCAACAGCTAAACAGGTATTTAAAGCAGCAGCCTACAAGCTGCCGATGAAAACCAAGTTCGTAAGAAGACCTAGTGCTGATATATCAGTAGTAGAGACTCAAGTAGAACATACTGTAGAGCAAAACAATGAGTAA
- the rpmC gene encoding 50S ribosomal protein L29 produces MSKVNTMKKELQGLAAQDLAVKVDALQRELFSLRLHTATSPVKDNTQFRKLRKDIARALTYLRQKTSQLG; encoded by the coding sequence ATGAGTAAAGTAAATACAATGAAAAAAGAGCTTCAAGGGCTCGCTGCTCAGGATCTTGCTGTAAAAGTTGATGCATTGCAACGTGAGCTTTTTAGCTTGCGTCTCCATACAGCAACCTCACCAGTTAAAGATAACACGCAATTTCGTAAGCTGCGTAAAGACATTGCGCGTGCGTTAACGTATTTACGTCAAAAAACGTCGCAATTAGGTTAA
- the rpsQ gene encoding 30S ribosomal protein S17 has translation MVDTQITPKRVLTGEVISDKMDKTIVVKVERTYTHPRLQKVMRIAKKYKVHDESETAHAGDLVEIYEGRPMSKTKYMYLARVVRSKNPSNPA, from the coding sequence ATGGTTGATACACAGATAACACCAAAACGCGTTCTGACAGGCGAAGTAATTTCTGATAAAATGGATAAGACTATAGTAGTGAAAGTAGAACGTACTTACACTCATCCACGCCTTCAGAAAGTGATGCGTATAGCAAAAAAGTATAAAGTACATGATGAGTCTGAAACAGCTCATGCGGGTGATTTAGTAGAAATCTACGAAGGTCGTCCAATGAGCAAGACAAAATATATGTATTTAGCTCGTGTTGTAAGGTCTAAAAATCCAAGCAATCCAGCTTAA